In a single window of the Pseudomonas oryzihabitans genome:
- a CDS encoding SDR family oxidoreductase: MAIDKVVLITGASSGIGAGIARELGAAGCKLLLGARRIDRLEALAAELNAAGGEVACRRLDVTDGADMVAFVQAARERWGRVDVIVNNAGIMPLSPMASLKTEEWMQMVDVNIKGVLNGIAAVLPEFTTRGAGHVINLGSIGALSVVPTAAVYCATKHAVRAISEGLRQEREDLRVTCIHPGVVESELASTITDPAARAMMEDYRAIALQPAAIGRAVRYAIEQPDDVDVNEIVVRPTRSAN; the protein is encoded by the coding sequence ATGGCTATCGACAAGGTCGTACTCATCACCGGCGCTTCCAGTGGCATAGGGGCGGGCATCGCTCGCGAATTGGGTGCTGCCGGCTGCAAGCTGCTGCTCGGCGCCCGCCGTATCGACAGGCTGGAGGCGCTGGCGGCCGAGCTCAACGCGGCTGGCGGGGAGGTCGCCTGCCGCCGGCTGGACGTCACCGATGGCGCCGACATGGTTGCCTTCGTGCAGGCCGCCCGGGAGCGCTGGGGGCGGGTGGACGTCATCGTCAACAATGCCGGGATCATGCCGCTGTCGCCCATGGCGTCCCTCAAGACCGAAGAATGGATGCAGATGGTCGACGTCAACATCAAGGGCGTGCTCAACGGCATCGCCGCAGTGCTGCCGGAATTCACCACCCGCGGGGCCGGCCACGTGATCAACCTGGGCTCCATCGGTGCCCTGTCGGTGGTGCCCACGGCAGCGGTCTACTGTGCTACCAAGCATGCGGTACGGGCGATCTCCGAAGGACTGCGGCAGGAACGTGAGGATCTGCGGGTCACCTGCATCCATCCGGGCGTGGTGGAAAGCGAGCTGGCGTCCACCATCACCGATCCCGCGGCACGGGCGATGATGGAGGACTATCGCGCCATCGCCCTGCAACCCGCGGCCATTGGCCGAGCTGTGCGTTATGCCATCGAGCAGCCGGACGACGTCGACGTCAACGAGATCGTCGTCCGTCCGACCCGCAGCGCCAACTAG
- a CDS encoding LysR family transcriptional regulator, with product METDLNLLKVFIAVATADNFRVAADRLGVSRSAVSQAIRRLEDELGSSLVQRTTRSVRLTEAGERLQRQIAGPLAGLLGALEDASHAGPPRGLLRVAVTSIAERFLDGPLLADFVAAYPEVTLDITVTDEEFDIVARGFDAGVRLGEVIEQDMIAIPVTGAQREVAVATPAYFARHGRPRHPRELSDHRCIGWRPAPEVAPWRWEFSENGRAFDVAVSPRITTNDMLLMVRTALASGGITFGMEDTFRPYLDRGELEQVLEDYLPPFAGFYLYYPSRHNLAPKLRALVEHVRGYREEHEG from the coding sequence ATGGAAACGGACCTGAATCTCCTCAAGGTTTTTATCGCCGTGGCAACGGCGGACAACTTTCGCGTGGCGGCAGACCGCCTGGGCGTCAGTCGCTCCGCAGTAAGCCAGGCCATCCGCCGTCTGGAAGACGAACTGGGCAGCTCCCTGGTGCAACGCACCACTCGCAGCGTGCGCCTGACCGAAGCCGGCGAACGCCTGCAGCGCCAGATCGCGGGGCCTCTGGCGGGTCTGCTCGGCGCCCTGGAAGACGCCAGCCACGCGGGGCCACCGCGCGGATTGTTGCGGGTTGCGGTTACGTCCATCGCCGAACGCTTTCTCGACGGCCCCCTACTGGCCGACTTCGTCGCGGCCTATCCCGAGGTGACGCTGGATATCACGGTCACCGACGAGGAATTCGATATCGTCGCCCGTGGCTTCGATGCCGGCGTGCGCCTGGGCGAGGTGATCGAACAGGACATGATTGCCATCCCGGTAACCGGCGCGCAGCGTGAGGTGGCGGTGGCGACACCGGCCTATTTCGCCCGCCACGGCCGCCCTCGGCATCCGCGTGAGCTGTCGGACCACCGCTGCATCGGCTGGCGCCCGGCGCCGGAGGTGGCGCCCTGGCGCTGGGAGTTCAGCGAGAACGGTAGAGCCTTCGACGTGGCCGTTTCGCCCCGGATCACCACTAATGACATGCTGCTGATGGTGCGCACGGCCCTTGCCAGTGGCGGCATCACCTTCGGCATGGAGGACACCTTCCGGCCCTATCTGGACCGTGGCGAACTGGAGCAGGTGCTGGAGGATTACCTACCGCCCTTCGCTGGCTTCTATCTCTACTACCCGAGTCGCCACAACCTGGCGCCAAAGTTGCGGGCGCTGGTGGAGCATGTGCGGGGGTATCGGGAGGAGCACGAGGGGTAG
- a CDS encoding Cof-type HAD-IIB family hydrolase, protein MASADLIPIDLLVSDIDGTLVRDDKSLSEAVMAAVKRLQAAGKAITLVSSRPPRALLPLVRQLGIHQAVAGFNGGNLVEADGTLIRAHRLAEAVTRQVLERLDREAFEVWLFADDLWLTRDGQGAYVPRETRALGYGPTVVDSFEPYLDRVDKIVAAGSDHAGLEALEGELGERLGEGATVLRSQLYYLDITHPKANKGDALIELAQAAGVPVARTAAIGDGSNDVPMFRQAGLAIAMGQAAAAVREEADQVTASNQEDGLAQAIDRWILGS, encoded by the coding sequence ATGGCATCCGCTGACCTGATCCCCATTGATCTGCTGGTGTCGGATATCGACGGCACCCTGGTGCGTGACGACAAGAGCCTGAGCGAGGCGGTGATGGCTGCCGTCAAGCGGCTGCAGGCGGCTGGCAAGGCCATTACCCTGGTCAGCAGTCGTCCGCCGCGAGCACTGCTGCCGCTGGTACGGCAGTTGGGAATCCACCAGGCGGTGGCCGGCTTCAACGGTGGCAATCTGGTGGAGGCGGACGGCACCCTGATCCGTGCCCATCGCCTGGCCGAAGCCGTGACCCGCCAGGTACTGGAGCGCCTGGACCGTGAAGCCTTCGAGGTCTGGCTGTTCGCCGATGACCTCTGGCTGACGCGTGACGGGCAGGGCGCCTACGTCCCGCGTGAGACCCGGGCGCTGGGATATGGGCCGACCGTGGTGGACTCCTTCGAACCCTACTTGGATCGGGTCGACAAGATCGTTGCCGCTGGTAGCGACCATGCGGGCCTCGAAGCCCTGGAGGGTGAACTGGGCGAGCGGCTGGGGGAGGGCGCCACGGTGCTGCGTTCCCAGCTTTACTACCTGGACATCACCCACCCCAAGGCCAACAAGGGCGATGCCCTCATCGAGCTGGCCCAGGCCGCGGGCGTACCCGTGGCGCGGACAGCGGCCATCGGTGATGGCAGCAACGATGTGCCCATGTTCCGCCAGGCGGGCCTGGCCATCGCCATGGGTCAGGCCGCGGCTGCGGTGCGGGAGGAGGCCGATCAGGTCACCGCCAGCAACCAGGAAGACGGCCTGGCCCAGGCCATCGATCGGTGGATCCTGGGAAGCTGA
- the zwf gene encoding glucose-6-phosphate dehydrogenase, giving the protein MTDSPAVSPSTASQERRSCTKAPTAPPATLFLFGANGDLVKRLLIPSLYNLLRDGLLDDRTQIIGVDHNPNTDEGFADRLEAFIRDQAEAKGKSRDEALDPDLWGRLRSRIRYLQGDFLEDSTYAAVGERIAQADTDNAVFYLATAARFFGDVAERLGKAGLLKESGDAYRRLVVEKPFGADLASAQALNQRLLANMEEEQIYRIDHYLGKETVQNILVSRFSNALFESFWNNHYIDHVQITAAETVGVESRGDFYEKTGTLRDMVPNHLFQLLAMVAMEPPASFNATSVRDEKAKVVGAIRPQTTEEALANSVRGQYAAGTMNDKPVRGYREEERVDPDSQTETYVALKLFVDNWRWAGVPFYLRTGKRLTARDTEIAICFKHAPYAQFRDTKIDRMRPNYLIIQIQPDEGMWFDFHAKRPGPLVELENIRMGFAYTDFFEMQPSTGYETLIYDSLIGDQTLFQRADNIENGWRAVQPFLDAWKQGGEVESYAAGSAGPAGADELLKKDGRSWHPLT; this is encoded by the coding sequence ATGACCGATTCTCCTGCCGTCTCCCCCAGCACCGCTTCCCAGGAACGGCGCTCCTGCACCAAAGCCCCCACTGCACCGCCAGCCACGCTGTTCCTTTTCGGCGCCAATGGTGACCTGGTCAAGCGCTTGCTGATTCCCTCGCTGTACAACCTCCTGCGCGACGGGTTGCTCGACGACCGTACCCAGATCATCGGCGTCGACCACAATCCCAATACCGACGAGGGCTTCGCTGACCGCCTGGAAGCCTTTATCCGCGATCAGGCCGAGGCCAAGGGCAAGTCCCGTGACGAGGCGCTGGACCCTGACCTCTGGGGCCGGCTGCGCAGCCGCATCCGCTATCTGCAGGGCGACTTCCTCGAGGACTCCACCTATGCAGCGGTGGGCGAGCGCATTGCCCAGGCCGATACCGACAATGCCGTCTTCTACCTGGCCACTGCCGCGCGCTTCTTTGGTGACGTGGCCGAGCGCCTGGGCAAGGCGGGACTGTTGAAGGAGAGCGGGGACGCCTATCGCCGGCTGGTGGTGGAGAAGCCCTTCGGCGCCGACCTGGCCAGTGCCCAGGCGCTGAACCAGCGCCTGCTGGCAAACATGGAAGAGGAGCAGATCTATCGGATCGACCACTACCTGGGCAAGGAGACGGTACAGAACATCCTGGTCAGCCGCTTTTCCAACGCGTTGTTCGAGTCGTTCTGGAACAACCACTACATCGATCACGTGCAGATCACCGCGGCGGAAACCGTGGGCGTGGAGTCGCGTGGTGACTTCTACGAGAAGACCGGCACCCTGAGGGACATGGTGCCCAACCACCTGTTCCAGCTGCTGGCCATGGTCGCCATGGAGCCGCCGGCGTCCTTCAACGCCACCTCGGTGCGCGATGAAAAGGCCAAGGTGGTCGGTGCCATCCGCCCCCAGACCACCGAAGAGGCCCTGGCCAATTCGGTACGTGGCCAGTACGCCGCCGGGACGATGAACGACAAGCCGGTGCGGGGCTATCGCGAAGAAGAGCGCGTCGACCCGGACAGCCAGACCGAGACCTATGTGGCGCTCAAGCTGTTCGTCGACAACTGGCGCTGGGCGGGTGTGCCCTTCTACCTGCGCACCGGCAAGCGCCTGACCGCGCGCGACACCGAGATCGCCATCTGCTTCAAGCACGCGCCCTATGCGCAGTTCCGCGATACCAAGATCGACCGGATGCGGCCCAATTACCTGATCATCCAGATCCAGCCCGACGAAGGCATGTGGTTCGATTTCCACGCCAAGCGCCCGGGCCCTCTGGTGGAGCTGGAAAACATCCGCATGGGCTTCGCCTATACCGATTTCTTCGAGATGCAGCCGTCCACCGGCTACGAAACCCTGATCTACGATTCCCTGATCGGTGACCAGACGCTGTTCCAGCGCGCCGACAACATCGAGAACGGCTGGCGCGCCGTGCAACCTTTCCTCGACGCCTGGAAGCAGGGCGGCGAAGTGGAAAGCTATGCCGCAGGCAGTGCCGGCCCCGCCGGTGCAGATGAACTCCTGAAGAAGGACGGCCGCTCATGGCATCCGCTGACCTGA